In Amycolatopsis sp. FBCC-B4732, the genomic stretch CGGCCTGGCGGCGCCGGTCCTCAAGCCCGGACCGTCGCGCACGGGCACGCTCACGTTCGGCACGCCCGGTGCGGTGACGCTGATCGGCGTCGGCGAGCCGAAGCGCGTGCGCGACCTGCTGGCCAAGGCCATCGACGAGGCCAAGGCCCGGCAGGCACCGCCGGAGCCGGACACCTCGGCCGCCTGAGGCGACCGGCCGCGTTCACCGCCATCTTCCCCCACGCCGACGGCGGGCCGCCCAAGCTCGCCGTGGTCGTCGACCGGGAAAGCGGGGGCGGCACGGTGACCTTCGAGGTGCCGGACGCCGAACGCGTCCGCGACCTGATCGCGCGGGCGCAGGGCGCGCACTGAGTCACCCGGACGTGTCGGATTCCACTGCCACCAAAAGTTACCGGTCGGTACACTCGACGAAACGTCCACCGCCGGAGGTGCCCAGTGCCGTACCCAACGGACCACGAGCGAGACCGACCGTGGGTGATGCGCACGTACGCGGGGCACTCGTCCGCGGCGGCGTCGAACGAGCTCTACCGGCGCAACCTCGCGAAGGGGCAGACCGGGCTCTCGGTGGCGTTCGACCTGCCGACCCAGACCGGCTACGACCCGGACCACCAGCTCTCCCGCGGTGAGGTCGGCAAGGTCGGCGTGCCGGTCTCGCACATCGGCGACATGCGGCGGCTCTTCGACGGCATCCCGCTCGCCGAGGCGAACACGTCGATGACGATCAACGCGCCGGCCATGTGGCTGCTCGCGTTGTACGTCTCCGTGGCGCGCGAGCAGGCCGAAGCCGAGGGGCGCGACGTCGACGAAGTCCTCGCGAAGCTCACCGGCACCACGCAGAACGACATCATCAAGGAATACCTCTCCCGCGGGACCTACATCTTCCCGCCGGGGCCGAGCCTGCGGCTGATCACCGACATGATCGCGTGGACCGTGCACCACGTGCCGAAGTGGAACCCGATCAACATCTGCAGCTACCACCTGCAGGAAGCCGGCGCGACGCCGACGCAGGAGGTCGCGTACGCGCTGTGCACCGCGATCGCCGTGCTCGACGCGGTCCGCGACTCCGGGCAGGTCGAGCAGGCCGACATGGCCAAGGTGGTCGCGCGGATCTCGTTCTTCGTCAACGCCGGCGTCCGGTTCGTCGAGGAGATGTCCAAGATGCGCGCGTTCACCGCGCTCTGGGACGAGATCACGCGGGACCGTTACGGCGTAACGGATCCGAAGGCGCGCCGCCTGCGCTACGGCGTCCAGGTCAACTCGCTCGGGCTCACCGAAGCCCAGCCGGAGAACAACGTCCAGCGGATCGTGCTGGAGATGCTCGCGGTGTCGCTGTCCCGCGGCGCGCGCGCCCGCGCGATCCAGCTGCCCGCCTGGAACGAGGCGCTCGGCCTGCCCCGGCCGTGGGACCAGCAGTGGGCGCTGCGGATGCAGCAGGTGCTCGCGTTCGAGACGGACCTGCTGGAGTACGAGGACATCTTCGACGGCTCGCACGTCATCCAGGCCAAGGTCGACGAGATCATGGCCGGCGCGCGCGAGGAGATCGCCCGCGTGCAGGACCTCGGGGGTGCGGTCGCCGCGGTCGAGAGCGGCTACATGAAGTCGCAGCTGGTCACCTCCCTCGCGGAATACCGGCGCGGGATGGAAAACGGCGAGCGGATCCTGGTCGGGGTCAACAAGTTCGCGACGACCGAGCCGTCGCCGCTGCAGGCCGAGGGCGCCAAGGCGATCGAGACGATCGACCCCGCCGTCGAAAAGGCCGCCGTCACCGCGATCGAAGAGTGGCGCACCGGGCGGGACAACGACGCCGTCGAGCGCTCGCTGGCCGCGCTGAAGGAACGCGCGCAGACGACGGAAAACCTCTTCGAGGCCACTGTGGACTGTGCGCGGGCCGGCGTGACCACCGGCGAGTGGTCCGGCGCGCTGCGCGAGGTGTTCGGCGAATACCGGGCGCCCACCGGCGTTTCCGCGGCCGCCGCGGGCAACGGCGATCCGGGGATCGAGCGGGTGCGCGAACGCGTCCGCGCCACCGAAGCCGAACTGGGCGAGCGGCTGCGGATCCTGGTCGGCAAGCCGGGCCTCGACGGGCACTCCAACGGCGCCGAGCAGGTCGCCGTCCGGGCGCGCGACGTCGGTTTCGAGGTCGTCTACCAGGGCATCCGGCTGACGCCCGAGCAGATCGTCGCGGCGGCGGTGCAGGAGGGCGTGCACGTCGTCGGGCTGTCCGTGCTGTCCGGCTCGCACCTGGAAGTCGTCCCGAACGTCGTCGACGGCCTGCGCGCCGCGGGCGCCGGTGACGTGCCGGTGATCGTCGGCGGGATCATCCCGCCGGACGACGCCGCGCTGCTCACCGAACGCGGCATCGCCCGGGTGTTCACGCCCAAGGACTACGAACTGACCGACATCATGGCGGGCATCGTCGACCTCGTGCGGGAGCGCAACGGGCTCAGCTGAGGTCCGCCAGGATGTCCTTTGTGGACTTGACGGTGGCGAACTGGTTCGCCAGGTTCGCCGCCGTCACGCGGTACAGCTCGTCGGCCGTCACCTCCGGGAGGTCGAAGGTGAACGTCGCGTCGAGCGCGAAAGTCACGTCGTAGCCGAGGTTCCCGCCCATCCGCGCGGTGGTTTCGCAGCAGAAGTTCGTCTGGATCCCGGCCAGGACGAAGCTGGTGATGCCGCGCTTGCGCAGCCACGCGTCGAGGTCGACGTCGCCGATGAAGGCCGAGTTGACCTTCTTGCCGAACACCAGGTCCGGCCGCGCGCCGTCGAGTTCGGGCTTGAAGTCGTTGCCGGGCCGGCCGGGCCGCAGCGGCGAGTCCGGTTTCGCCGAGTCGTGGTGCACG encodes the following:
- a CDS encoding protein meaA, whose amino-acid sequence is MPYPTDHERDRPWVMRTYAGHSSAAASNELYRRNLAKGQTGLSVAFDLPTQTGYDPDHQLSRGEVGKVGVPVSHIGDMRRLFDGIPLAEANTSMTINAPAMWLLALYVSVAREQAEAEGRDVDEVLAKLTGTTQNDIIKEYLSRGTYIFPPGPSLRLITDMIAWTVHHVPKWNPINICSYHLQEAGATPTQEVAYALCTAIAVLDAVRDSGQVEQADMAKVVARISFFVNAGVRFVEEMSKMRAFTALWDEITRDRYGVTDPKARRLRYGVQVNSLGLTEAQPENNVQRIVLEMLAVSLSRGARARAIQLPAWNEALGLPRPWDQQWALRMQQVLAFETDLLEYEDIFDGSHVIQAKVDEIMAGAREEIARVQDLGGAVAAVESGYMKSQLVTSLAEYRRGMENGERILVGVNKFATTEPSPLQAEGAKAIETIDPAVEKAAVTAIEEWRTGRDNDAVERSLAALKERAQTTENLFEATVDCARAGVTTGEWSGALREVFGEYRAPTGVSAAAAGNGDPGIERVRERVRATEAELGERLRILVGKPGLDGHSNGAEQVAVRARDVGFEVVYQGIRLTPEQIVAAAVQEGVHVVGLSVLSGSHLEVVPNVVDGLRAAGAGDVPVIVGGIIPPDDAALLTERGIARVFTPKDYELTDIMAGIVDLVRERNGLS
- a CDS encoding cysteine hydrolase family protein; the protein is MTETALILIDVQRGFGDAAFWGPRNNPGAEANMKALLDAWQERRLPVVLVHHDSAKPDSPLRPGRPGNDFKPELDGARPDLVFGKKVNSAFIGDVDLDAWLRKRGITSFVLAGIQTNFCCETTARMGGNLGYDVTFALDATFTFDLPEVTADELYRVTAANLANQFATVKSTKDILADLS